Proteins encoded together in one Betaproteobacteria bacterium window:
- a CDS encoding nitronate monooxygenase, whose amino-acid sequence MARPILETPLCEMLGIEYPILLAGMGSRGKATPPELVAAVSEAGGMGCIGGSGLEPEEIRRAIRKVRTLTRKPFGVDLLLPAKLAEAAKTRSEVRRQLRERYPEHVAFARRVLEDHGVPECQVDNEVVISDVLIARQLEVVFEERVPMFAAGLGDPSAMVPRARAQAMKVLGLAGTVANAQRHVKAGVDIVVAQGYEAGGHTGKIANFALIPQVVDAVSPVPVIAAGAIVDGRGIAAALTLGALGVWIGTAFLVAHECEIADAMKEQIINGRAQDFDIQRVYTGKTMRCYRNALVEAWGKSGLEPLPMPYQKILLDDFNESAAKAGRWELHSNPAGQGAGMLAQRKPARDIFEGLVEGTLRALKDMQHRVRTA is encoded by the coding sequence ATGGCAAGGCCCATACTCGAGACCCCTCTTTGCGAGATGCTCGGCATCGAATACCCGATTCTCCTTGCCGGCATGGGCTCCCGAGGTAAGGCAACGCCGCCCGAGCTGGTGGCTGCGGTATCGGAAGCCGGTGGCATGGGCTGCATCGGCGGATCGGGCTTGGAGCCCGAAGAGATTCGACGCGCGATCCGGAAAGTCCGCACGCTTACCCGGAAGCCTTTCGGCGTGGACTTGCTGTTGCCTGCCAAGCTCGCGGAGGCAGCGAAGACGCGCTCCGAAGTGCGCCGGCAGTTGCGCGAGCGCTACCCCGAGCATGTCGCGTTCGCGCGGCGCGTGCTCGAGGACCACGGCGTGCCCGAATGCCAAGTGGACAACGAGGTGGTCATCTCGGATGTTCTGATCGCCCGGCAGCTCGAGGTGGTGTTCGAGGAGAGGGTGCCGATGTTCGCAGCCGGCTTGGGCGATCCCTCGGCAATGGTGCCGCGCGCTCGCGCGCAGGCGATGAAAGTGCTCGGCCTGGCCGGCACGGTCGCCAACGCGCAGCGTCATGTCAAAGCTGGCGTCGACATTGTCGTTGCGCAAGGCTACGAGGCAGGTGGGCACACCGGAAAGATCGCGAACTTCGCGCTCATTCCCCAGGTGGTAGACGCGGTGTCACCTGTGCCGGTCATTGCGGCGGGCGCGATTGTCGATGGACGTGGAATCGCGGCAGCGCTCACGCTGGGTGCACTCGGCGTCTGGATCGGAACCGCCTTTCTGGTCGCGCATGAGTGCGAGATTGCCGACGCCATGAAGGAACAGATCATCAACGGCCGGGCTCAGGATTTCGACATTCAGCGCGTCTATACGGGCAAGACGATGCGTTGCTACCGAAACGCATTGGTCGAAGCATGGGGAAAGTCGGGTCTGGAGCCGCTGCCGATGCCTTACCAGAAGATCCTGCTCGACGATTTCAACGAAAGCGCGGCCAAGGCAGGCCGCTGGGAGCTGCACAGCAATCCGGCGGGGCAGGGCGCGGGCATGCTCGCACAACGCAAGCCGGCGAGGGACATCTTCGAGGGGTTGGTGGAAGGCACGCTGCGCGCACTGAAGGACATGCAACATCGCGTGCGGACTGCATGA